A genomic stretch from Mesoplodon densirostris isolate mMesDen1 chromosome 3, mMesDen1 primary haplotype, whole genome shotgun sequence includes:
- the LOC132486916 gene encoding cytochrome b-c1 complex subunit 10-like, translated as MRANRWRLGPHCRELARNWIPTAGMRGPVGTMGLVWATEWWLILDWVPYINGKFKKDD; from the exons ATGAGAgct AATCGCTGGCGGCTGGGCCCGCACTGTCGCGAGCTGGCCAGAAATTGGATTCCCACGGCGGGCATGCGGGGCCCCGTGGGCACCATGGGACTGGTGTGGGCCACCGAGTGGTGGCTGATTCTGGACTGGGTGCCCTACATCAACGGCAAGTTTAAGAAGGATGATTag